Proteins encoded together in one Streptomyces sp. B1I3 window:
- a CDS encoding FmdB family zinc ribbon protein: MPTYQYQCTECGEGLEAVQKFTDDALTVCPNCEGRLKKVFSAVGIVFKGSGFYRNDSRGSSSSSTPVTPKASGSSTTPSSSGSDSKPAASASTSSSTSSSSSSTSSSSSSTSAA, from the coding sequence GTGCCGACCTATCAGTACCAGTGCACCGAATGCGGCGAGGGCCTCGAGGCGGTGCAGAAGTTCACCGATGATGCTTTGACCGTGTGCCCGAACTGCGAGGGACGCCTCAAGAAGGTGTTCTCGGCGGTCGGCATCGTCTTCAAGGGTTCCGGTTTCTACCGGAACGACAGCCGCGGCTCCTCGTCGAGCAGCACGCCGGTCACCCCGAAGGCGTCCGGTTCGTCCACCACGCCGTCCTCGTCGGGATCGGATTCCAAGCCGGCGGCTTCGGCGTCCACCTCGTCCTCGACGTCCTCGTCCTCGTCGTCGACGTCCTCGTCGTCGAGCAGTACGTCGGCCGCCTGA
- a CDS encoding molybdopterin oxidoreductase family protein yields the protein MTADPRAADRRAVVPLDPAIAPPGSQGFRDAGGIPADKWHADQHGETLVPTHCCFCGVQCGMYLRVDRHGKVFGVEPRNHDINRMRLCPKGIHAYQQVNHPDRLTAPLMRRSRDEELREVSWDEALDFTVSEIRRIQRDHGRDAFGVLGGASLFSEKTYLVGKFARVALKTRHVDYNGRLCMVSAAGANKLAFNIDRAGNPFSDILLTDCLLLAGANVGECFPVLTQYVWGARDRGATLIVVDPRETAVARTADIHVALKSGTDSAFFNAVLNVVIEEGLTDEAYLAAHATGWEEVKATVAQYPPSRAAAICGIPAEQVVQVARAFARAPKAMAFHARGIEHHTQGVENCLSVINLCAATGHIGKPGAGYGTLTGQGNGQGGREHGQKADLLPGGRSILNEEHRRQICEIWGIEESELPTAGTSMMEMVWQMQRKEIRGLIGICNNPFVSLPNYAVVKEGYDTTEFHAQFDFFLSETAANAHVVFPVTVWAEDEGVMANAEARVVKHNKAQEPPLGVRTDTWVMCELARRLGAGDKFAFDRTRDVFDELRRASAGTIIDYSGITYERLEETGGISWPCPSTDHPGTPRLFEDGTTYHADGKIHLQVVEWHPPADPYDDDHPMTLTTGRTVAHFLSGNQTRRLGGLVEQTPRPWAEVHPSHGFRNGEPVRVVTRRGSEVFPALVTEAIRPDTVFIPYHWPVPTAANALTIDALDPRSKIPEYKVCACRIEHAGTVDEVPAPPVASGHVAYPETQVSRTDPLPPTAPQGRGTSERG from the coding sequence GTGACGGCAGATCCACGTGCAGCCGACCGTCGTGCGGTCGTTCCCCTCGACCCCGCGATCGCCCCGCCGGGCTCCCAGGGATTCCGCGACGCGGGCGGGATCCCGGCCGACAAGTGGCATGCCGACCAGCACGGCGAAACGCTGGTCCCGACCCACTGCTGCTTCTGCGGCGTCCAGTGCGGCATGTACCTGCGCGTCGACCGGCACGGCAAGGTCTTCGGCGTCGAGCCCCGCAACCACGACATCAACCGCATGCGTCTCTGCCCCAAGGGAATCCACGCCTACCAGCAGGTCAACCACCCCGACCGGCTCACCGCGCCCCTCATGCGCCGTTCCCGCGACGAGGAACTGCGGGAGGTCTCCTGGGACGAGGCGCTCGACTTCACGGTCTCCGAGATCCGGCGCATCCAGCGGGACCACGGAAGGGACGCCTTCGGCGTACTCGGCGGCGCCAGTCTCTTCTCCGAGAAGACCTACCTCGTCGGGAAGTTCGCCCGGGTGGCGCTCAAGACCCGGCACGTCGACTACAACGGCCGGCTCTGCATGGTCAGCGCCGCCGGCGCCAACAAGCTGGCCTTCAACATCGACCGGGCCGGCAACCCCTTCTCCGACATCCTGCTCACCGACTGCCTACTGCTCGCCGGGGCCAACGTCGGCGAATGCTTCCCCGTGCTGACCCAGTACGTCTGGGGAGCCCGGGACCGCGGTGCCACCCTGATCGTGGTCGACCCGCGTGAGACGGCGGTCGCGCGCACGGCGGACATCCACGTCGCGCTCAAGTCGGGCACCGATTCGGCCTTCTTCAACGCGGTGCTGAACGTGGTGATCGAGGAGGGCCTCACCGACGAGGCCTACCTCGCAGCCCACGCCACCGGCTGGGAGGAGGTCAAGGCCACCGTCGCCCAGTACCCGCCGTCCCGCGCCGCCGCGATCTGCGGGATCCCCGCGGAGCAGGTCGTCCAGGTCGCCCGCGCCTTCGCCCGCGCGCCCAAGGCCATGGCCTTCCACGCCCGGGGCATCGAACACCACACCCAGGGGGTCGAGAACTGCCTCTCCGTGATCAACCTCTGTGCCGCGACCGGCCACATCGGCAAGCCCGGCGCCGGTTACGGCACCCTCACAGGGCAGGGCAACGGCCAGGGCGGTCGCGAGCACGGGCAGAAGGCCGACCTGCTCCCGGGCGGCCGCTCGATCCTCAACGAGGAACACCGCCGGCAGATCTGCGAGATCTGGGGCATCGAGGAGTCCGAACTCCCCACCGCCGGCACCTCGATGATGGAAATGGTCTGGCAGATGCAGCGGAAGGAGATCCGCGGTCTGATCGGCATCTGCAACAACCCCTTCGTCTCCCTCCCCAACTACGCCGTGGTGAAGGAGGGATACGACACCACCGAGTTCCACGCGCAGTTCGACTTCTTCCTCTCCGAGACCGCGGCCAACGCGCACGTCGTCTTCCCCGTGACGGTCTGGGCCGAGGACGAGGGGGTGATGGCCAACGCCGAAGCCCGCGTCGTCAAGCACAACAAGGCACAGGAGCCACCCCTCGGGGTGCGGACCGACACCTGGGTGATGTGCGAGCTCGCGCGGCGCCTCGGCGCCGGCGACAAATTCGCGTTCGACCGCACCCGCGACGTCTTCGACGAACTGCGCAGGGCCTCGGCCGGCACGATCATCGACTACTCGGGCATCACCTACGAACGGCTCGAGGAGACCGGCGGCATCTCCTGGCCCTGCCCGTCCACCGACCACCCGGGCACTCCCCGGCTGTTCGAGGACGGCACGACCTACCACGCGGACGGCAAGATCCACCTGCAGGTCGTCGAATGGCATCCCCCGGCCGACCCGTACGACGACGACCACCCGATGACGCTGACCACCGGGCGCACCGTCGCCCACTTCCTCTCCGGCAACCAGACCCGCCGGCTGGGCGGTCTCGTCGAGCAGACTCCGCGCCCCTGGGCCGAGGTCCACCCCTCCCACGGTTTCCGCAACGGTGAACCCGTCCGGGTCGTCACCCGGCGCGGCAGCGAGGTCTTCCCCGCCCTGGTGACCGAGGCGATCCGCCCCGACACGGTGTTCATCCCGTACCACTGGCCCGTCCCGACAGCGGCGAACGCCCTGACCATCGACGCCCTCGACCCGCGCTCCAAGATCCCCGAGTACAAGGTCTGCGCCTGCCGCATCGAGCATGCCGGAACGGTCGACGAGGTCCCCGCGCCTCCGGTCGCCTCCGGCCACGTCGCCTACCCCGAGACCCAGGTCTCCCGTACCGACCCGCTGCCGCCCACGGCCCCGCAGGGCCGCGGCACCTCGGAGAGGGGCTGA
- a CDS encoding RcpC/CpaB family pilus assembly protein, producing the protein MFPSVPDTRPAPPAPCGIPPFAPLRVRGGGGGRLRRTLRGHRRATAAGFALSCAVFAVSGLGGSGSGGVAQAGAEGRASAGGDARPGPEADRRRVRLVSAPVRIADAATVGLLRPGDRVDVIAAHEGEPRARLVAKDVRVTRIPRGPDGSLPAWASGPGGAPDHGGGALVVLAVRRETAAALAGAGASGRLVLAVSRAG; encoded by the coding sequence ATGTTCCCGTCGGTGCCCGATACGCGTCCCGCGCCTCCCGCGCCCTGCGGCATCCCACCCTTCGCGCCCCTGCGTGTGCGCGGCGGGGGTGGCGGGAGGCTGCGGCGCACGCTGCGGGGACACCGCCGCGCGACGGCGGCCGGCTTCGCCCTGTCCTGCGCCGTGTTCGCCGTCTCGGGTCTCGGGGGTTCCGGCTCCGGCGGCGTGGCTCAGGCGGGAGCGGAGGGGAGGGCCTCGGCCGGGGGTGACGCACGGCCCGGACCGGAGGCGGACCGGCGGCGCGTCCGGCTCGTGTCCGCACCCGTGCGGATCGCCGACGCGGCAACGGTCGGCCTGCTCCGGCCGGGAGACCGGGTCGATGTGATCGCGGCGCACGAGGGGGAGCCGAGAGCCCGCCTCGTGGCGAAGGACGTACGGGTCACGAGGATCCCGCGCGGTCCTGACGGCTCGCTACCGGCCTGGGCGTCCGGGCCCGGCGGCGCGCCCGACCATGGCGGCGGGGCGCTGGTCGTTCTCGCCGTGCGGCGCGAGACCGCGGCGGCCCTGGCGGGCGCCGGTGCGTCGGGGAGGCTCGTCCTGGCGGTGTCACGTGCCGGGTAG
- a CDS encoding S-methyl-5'-thioadenosine phosphorylase has product MANAEAATAEIGVIGGSGFYSFLEDVTEVQVETPYGAPSDSLFLGEIAGRRVAFLPRHGRGHHLPPHRINYRANLWALRSLGVRQVLGPCAVGGLRPEYGPGTLLVPDQLVDRTKARTQTYYDGETRSDGVRPNVVHLGFGDPYCPEGRRAALAAARGRDWEPVDGGTLVVVEGPRFSTRAESRWHAAMGWSVVGMTGHPEAVLARELSLCYTTLTLVTDLDAGAEAGDGVNHGEVLEVFAANVDRLRSVLFDAVAALPKGEDRDCVCAHGLDGIETGVELP; this is encoded by the coding sequence ATGGCGAACGCAGAAGCAGCTACAGCGGAAATCGGTGTCATCGGCGGATCGGGCTTCTACTCCTTCCTGGAGGACGTGACCGAAGTCCAGGTGGAGACCCCGTACGGGGCACCGAGCGACTCCCTCTTCCTGGGCGAGATCGCGGGCCGCCGGGTGGCCTTCCTCCCCCGCCACGGGCGCGGCCACCACCTGCCGCCGCACCGCATCAACTACCGCGCCAATCTCTGGGCCCTGCGTTCCCTCGGCGTCCGCCAGGTACTGGGCCCGTGCGCCGTCGGCGGCCTGCGCCCGGAGTACGGGCCGGGCACCCTGCTCGTACCGGATCAACTGGTGGACCGGACCAAGGCCCGCACCCAGACGTACTACGACGGCGAGACGCGGAGCGACGGCGTCCGACCGAACGTGGTGCATCTCGGATTCGGCGATCCCTACTGCCCCGAGGGACGCAGGGCCGCCCTGGCGGCGGCACGGGGACGCGACTGGGAACCGGTGGACGGCGGGACGCTGGTGGTGGTCGAAGGTCCCCGTTTCTCGACCCGCGCGGAATCACGCTGGCACGCGGCCATGGGCTGGTCCGTCGTCGGGATGACGGGGCACCCGGAGGCCGTACTCGCTCGCGAACTAAGCCTGTGTTACACGACGTTGACCCTGGTGACCGACCTCGACGCGGGTGCCGAAGCCGGTGACGGCGTCAATCACGGGGAGGTTCTGGAGGTGTTCGCGGCCAATGTGGACCGCCTGCGGTCGGTGCTGTTCGACGCCGTGGCCGCGCTGCCCAAGGGCGAGGACCGCGACTGCGTGTGCGCCCACGGGCTGGACGGGATCGAGACCGGGGTGGAGCTCCCTTAG
- a CDS encoding 4Fe-4S dicluster domain-containing protein codes for MMGRTIFIDPGRCIGCQACVSACRECDSHRGKSMIHLDYTDEGVSVASLPTVCMHCEDPVAPCAEVCPADAILVTADGVVQEADATRCIGCANCVNACPFGVPKIDLQAKLQLKCNLCYDRTAYGLAPMCATVCPTGALFYGTVEELQAERPGVQVADTFVFGESEVRTGVAMVVPAERVQWPVPGGLPVVEINGKDVRR; via the coding sequence ATGATGGGCAGAACGATCTTCATCGACCCGGGGCGCTGCATCGGCTGCCAGGCCTGTGTCTCCGCCTGCCGGGAATGCGACTCGCACCGCGGCAAGTCGATGATTCACCTCGACTACACCGACGAGGGCGTATCCGTCGCCTCCCTTCCCACGGTCTGCATGCACTGCGAGGACCCGGTGGCCCCTTGCGCGGAGGTCTGCCCCGCCGACGCGATCCTGGTGACCGCCGACGGCGTCGTGCAGGAGGCCGACGCCACCCGCTGCATCGGCTGCGCCAACTGCGTCAACGCCTGCCCCTTCGGCGTACCCAAGATCGACCTCCAGGCCAAGCTGCAGTTGAAGTGCAACCTCTGCTACGACCGCACCGCCTACGGACTCGCACCCATGTGCGCCACCGTCTGCCCGACCGGCGCACTCTTCTACGGCACCGTCGAGGAACTCCAGGCCGAGCGTCCAGGAGTCCAGGTGGCCGACACGTTCGTCTTCGGCGAGAGCGAGGTACGCACCGGCGTGGCCATGGTCGTACCCGCGGAGCGGGTCCAGTGGCCGGTCCCCGGTGGACTTCCCGTCGTCGAGATCAACGGGAAGGACGTCCGCCGATGA
- a CDS encoding ubiquinol-cytochrome c reductase iron-sulfur subunit: MSITDQEQPGNDRNAAGDPRAALHDRIAADALTTRRDYLRIVTTVSGGLALGGLGVAAGILHRHGDEPGGRVPEPKQIAARLLPGESLAFRYPGEEDRAVAVRLDDGTLAGYSAVCTHLACAVLWRKDRGTEGELYCPCHEGVFDARTGEVTAGPPPRGLPKVVLAELDDGSIWAVGTTRSGESAEEGLCRQIGQDRPDLAARIGCPGTGGGAEAPPPAAPSGASAQGGRT, encoded by the coding sequence ATGAGCATCACCGACCAGGAGCAACCGGGCAACGACCGGAACGCAGCCGGTGACCCCCGTGCGGCGCTGCACGACAGGATCGCCGCCGATGCGCTGACCACCCGGCGCGACTACCTCCGGATCGTCACCACCGTCTCCGGCGGTCTCGCGCTGGGCGGTCTGGGCGTGGCCGCCGGCATCCTCCACCGGCACGGGGACGAGCCGGGTGGCAGGGTGCCTGAGCCGAAGCAGATCGCCGCACGACTGCTCCCCGGTGAATCACTCGCCTTCCGCTACCCGGGCGAGGAGGATCGGGCGGTGGCCGTCCGCTTGGACGACGGCACCCTCGCCGGCTACTCCGCCGTCTGCACCCACCTGGCCTGCGCCGTGCTCTGGCGCAAGGACCGCGGCACGGAGGGCGAGCTGTACTGCCCCTGCCACGAAGGCGTCTTCGACGCCCGGACCGGTGAGGTCACCGCGGGCCCGCCGCCCCGCGGACTGCCCAAAGTGGTGCTGGCCGAGCTGGACGACGGCAGCATCTGGGCCGTGGGCACCACCCGATCCGGCGAGAGCGCCGAGGAGGGCCTGTGCCGCCAGATCGGCCAGGACCGCCCGGACCTCGCCGCCAGGATCGGCTGCCCCGGCACCGGAGGCGGCGCCGAGGCGCCACCCCCCGCGGCACCGTCCGGTGCCTCTGCCCAAGGGGGGCGGACATGA